A stretch of Aristophania vespae DNA encodes these proteins:
- a CDS encoding pirin family protein, with protein MIEIRPFAKLGHANHGWLNATHHFSFADYFDRNRMNWGRLRVWNDDQIAAQAGFPSHPHSNMEIITYVRKGAIFHRDSLGNEGKTDAGDVQVMSAGTGIVHSEYNPDNEEGLIFQIWITPDRNGHKPSWGNRPFPKNDRQGRFVPLASGFEEDHPEALNINTSGRVSGATLSKGQKIEHSLLNGCFAYLVPSTGKITINGVSANARDGIAIKDETSLVITAEEDAELVLVETLD; from the coding sequence ATGATTGAGATTCGTCCTTTCGCTAAATTAGGTCACGCCAACCATGGCTGGCTCAACGCTACTCATCATTTCTCATTTGCTGATTATTTTGATCGCAATCGCATGAATTGGGGCCGGTTGCGCGTATGGAATGATGACCAAATTGCTGCTCAGGCCGGTTTTCCTTCTCATCCCCATAGCAATATGGAGATCATTACTTATGTGCGCAAAGGTGCGATTTTTCACCGTGACAGCCTAGGGAACGAAGGCAAAACAGACGCCGGTGATGTGCAGGTTATGTCAGCCGGTACAGGTATCGTACATAGTGAATATAACCCTGATAATGAAGAAGGTTTAATTTTCCAAATTTGGATTACGCCTGACCGCAACGGACATAAACCTTCATGGGGAAATCGGCCTTTCCCTAAAAATGATCGCCAGGGCCGCTTTGTGCCCCTCGCTTCCGGCTTTGAAGAAGATCACCCCGAAGCCCTGAATATCAATACGTCAGGCAGGGTCTCAGGAGCAACTTTAAGCAAAGGACAAAAAATTGAGCATAGTCTTCTTAACGGATGCTTTGCTTATTTAGTCCCTTCAACAGGCAAAATTACGATTAATGGCGTTTCTGCCAATGCCCGTGATGGTATTGCTATTAAAGATGAAACATCTCTCGTTATTACTGCCGAAGAGGATGCAGAATTGGTTTTAGTCGAAACACTCGATTAA
- the trhO gene encoding oxygen-dependent tRNA uridine(34) hydroxylase TrhO gives MSDTSLPIRVVALYRFTPFEKPEDLRGPLRDLCKKEGVKGILLLAHEGINGTIAGSDEGIEQVLNHIRTFPGCADLEYKESRAPSMPFLRTKVRLKREIVTMGQPNIDPLECVGRYIEPQKWNDLISDPDTILMDTRNDYEVAIGTFKGAINPDIQTFRQFPEWFRQKRQEIEAQGRKAKIAMFCTGGIRCEKSTAFARMEGIDEVYHLKGGILKYLEEIPQEKSLWDGECFVFDQRVSVGHGLVPGDYELCHACRNPISAEDKASPQFEEGVSCPHCYGKRTEAQRQRYRERQQQAKLAEKRGTVHLGS, from the coding sequence ATGTCTGATACGTCTTTACCTATTCGCGTTGTCGCCCTTTATCGTTTTACCCCTTTTGAAAAGCCTGAGGATTTACGCGGTCCTTTGCGTGATTTATGCAAAAAAGAAGGCGTAAAAGGTATTCTTCTCTTAGCTCATGAAGGCATTAACGGTACAATTGCCGGAAGTGATGAGGGGATTGAACAAGTTTTAAACCATATACGTACATTTCCTGGTTGCGCTGATCTGGAATATAAAGAATCGCGTGCGCCTTCAATGCCGTTTTTGCGTACAAAAGTGCGTTTAAAGCGTGAAATCGTCACAATGGGTCAGCCAAATATTGATCCATTAGAATGTGTTGGGCGCTATATAGAGCCTCAGAAATGGAATGATCTAATTTCTGATCCAGACACAATCCTAATGGATACACGAAATGATTATGAAGTAGCGATTGGCACGTTTAAAGGGGCGATTAACCCCGATATTCAAACTTTCCGTCAATTTCCTGAATGGTTTCGTCAAAAACGTCAGGAAATCGAAGCACAGGGTAGAAAAGCAAAAATTGCCATGTTCTGCACTGGTGGCATAAGATGTGAAAAATCGACAGCTTTTGCCCGAATGGAAGGAATTGACGAAGTTTACCATCTTAAAGGCGGCATTTTAAAATATCTTGAGGAAATCCCTCAGGAAAAAAGCCTATGGGATGGTGAGTGCTTTGTGTTCGATCAGCGTGTGTCTGTTGGGCATGGGCTTGTTCCAGGTGATTATGAGTTATGCCATGCGTGCCGTAATCCCATTAGTGCAGAGGATAAGGCGTCTCCTCAATTTGAGGAAGGTGTGAGCTGCCCTCATTGTTATGGAAAACGCACAGAAGCTCAACGTCAGCGCTATCGTGAGCGCCAGCAACAGGCGAAATTAGCCGAGAAACGGGGCACCGTCCATTTAGGGAGCTAG
- the ssb gene encoding single-stranded DNA-binding protein encodes MAGSVNKVILVGNLGRDPEIRNTQTGNKIVNLTIATSNSWNDRNTGERQERTEWHRVVIFNERLADVAERFLRKGRKVYIEGELRTRKWTDQQGMERYTTEVTLDRFRGELVLLDSQRSGGDDFGGSGFNENPSSSFGSRNSGSAQQNSFPARQSSSSGWDAPSGGNESDLDDEIPF; translated from the coding sequence ATGGCGGGCAGTGTTAATAAGGTCATTTTAGTTGGTAATCTTGGGCGTGACCCCGAGATACGCAATACCCAAACCGGGAATAAAATTGTTAATCTGACTATTGCAACCAGCAATAGCTGGAATGACAGAAATACAGGTGAGCGCCAGGAGCGCACAGAATGGCACCGCGTTGTCATTTTTAATGAGCGCCTGGCTGATGTTGCTGAACGGTTTTTACGCAAAGGCCGTAAGGTTTATATTGAAGGTGAATTACGCACCCGCAAATGGACCGATCAGCAGGGCATGGAACGATATACCACAGAAGTGACTCTTGACCGTTTCCGTGGTGAATTAGTGCTGCTTGATAGCCAACGTTCAGGTGGTGATGATTTTGGTGGTTCGGGCTTTAATGAAAATCCATCTTCCTCATTTGGTAGCCGTAATTCTGGCAGTGCTCAGCAAAATTCATTTCCTGCACGTCAGTCTTCTTCCTCTGGGTGGGATGCGCCGTCAGGTGGCAATGAGTCCGATTTAGATGATGAGATTCCTTTCTAA
- a CDS encoding DMT family transporter, which yields MMTAWLYLFAAILLEVGATTLLNMSEGFRRLLPTSGSLILYGTAFFCLSRALRDIPLGIAYAVWCGFGIVCIVAIGLIVFRQNLSFTAYLGIALIIIGTVLASMAGAVRH from the coding sequence ATGATGACAGCCTGGCTTTACTTATTTGCAGCTATTTTGCTTGAAGTAGGGGCTACGACATTACTCAATATGAGTGAGGGTTTTAGGCGTCTTCTCCCAACAAGCGGTTCTCTCATTTTATACGGAACAGCATTTTTCTGCTTATCGCGTGCTTTGCGTGATATTCCTTTAGGGATTGCTTACGCCGTATGGTGCGGTTTTGGTATAGTTTGTATTGTAGCAATTGGACTAATTGTTTTTCGCCAAAACCTCTCTTTTACGGCTTATTTGGGGATAGCTCTCATCATTATAGGCACGGTTCTTGCCAGTATGGCGGGGGCTGTGCGCCATTAA
- a CDS encoding mannitol dehydrogenase family protein, producing the protein MLTIPLLKSLPNTVTVPSYNLKDVKISIVHFGVGNFFRAHLAYYMDKILALPECQEWGIIGVGLRRGKGPEKKAKDFKAQQGLYSLTETAPNGESKRRIIGSLRGYLLAPLEQEKVLSYLSSAQTKIISLTITEGGYNIDEKTGEFILDDPDVKHDLANPTKPKTVFGYVVEGLRRRKEAGLKGFTILSCDNLRQNGSVSRTAFIGYAKALDPDLAAWIEENVSFPNAMVDRITPSISKSAAAVLNKKSGVQDLEPIVAEDFTQWVLEDKFIAGRPPLEKVGAEFSDEVGTYEHAKIRILNASHIVFASIGWLLGLKHIDEVLAISKVREFVDNVIENDVLPTLKGPKGVDLQAYKQLIFDRFSNPAMADQIRRIAGDLTSKTQVFWTETMRQALEGKRDQHRLIFIMALFLELLRNNNKEGEPISEPALSKEQLEIAHSDDLKASIELPIFDGWRDLMTPQLSEDIAKARKQIRDNNILEVLPH; encoded by the coding sequence ATGCTTACAATCCCATTACTGAAATCACTTCCTAACACTGTTACAGTACCGTCTTATAATCTTAAAGACGTTAAAATATCTATTGTTCATTTCGGTGTCGGAAATTTTTTTCGGGCTCATTTAGCTTATTATATGGATAAAATCCTGGCCCTACCCGAATGTCAGGAATGGGGTATTATTGGTGTTGGCCTACGCAGAGGAAAAGGGCCTGAGAAAAAAGCTAAGGATTTTAAAGCACAGCAGGGTCTTTATAGCCTGACAGAAACAGCTCCTAATGGTGAGAGTAAAAGACGTATTATTGGCTCTTTAAGGGGTTATCTTTTAGCACCGCTAGAGCAGGAAAAGGTCCTTTCTTACTTATCATCAGCTCAAACAAAAATTATCTCGCTCACCATTACGGAAGGCGGTTATAATATTGATGAAAAAACAGGGGAGTTCATTCTTGATGACCCTGATGTCAAACATGATTTGGCAAATCCGACAAAACCCAAAACAGTATTTGGCTATGTTGTCGAAGGATTAAGACGCCGCAAAGAGGCAGGGTTAAAGGGCTTTACAATTTTATCATGCGATAATTTGCGTCAAAATGGCTCAGTGTCTCGCACCGCCTTTATTGGTTATGCAAAGGCTCTTGATCCTGATCTTGCTGCATGGATAGAGGAAAATGTTTCTTTCCCCAATGCTATGGTGGATCGTATCACACCAAGCATTTCAAAATCAGCCGCAGCAGTTCTGAATAAAAAAAGCGGTGTGCAGGATCTTGAACCCATCGTTGCTGAGGATTTTACGCAATGGGTGTTGGAAGATAAATTCATTGCAGGGCGTCCTCCACTAGAAAAAGTGGGTGCTGAATTCTCCGATGAAGTGGGTACTTATGAGCATGCCAAAATCCGCATTTTAAATGCGTCCCACATTGTCTTTGCCTCTATAGGTTGGCTCTTGGGTCTAAAACATATTGACGAAGTTCTTGCTATTTCTAAAGTGAGAGAATTTGTTGATAACGTTATCGAAAACGATGTCCTGCCTACTCTTAAGGGGCCAAAGGGTGTTGATCTTCAGGCTTATAAACAGCTCATTTTTGATCGTTTTTCCAACCCTGCTATGGCCGACCAGATTAGGCGTATTGCTGGAGATTTAACCTCCAAAACGCAGGTCTTCTGGACAGAAACAATGCGTCAGGCCCTTGAGGGGAAACGCGATCAGCACCGCCTTATTTTCATTATGGCGCTCTTTTTGGAGTTATTGCGCAATAATAATAAGGAGGGAGAGCCAATTTCCGAGCCTGCTTTGTCAAAAGAGCAGCTTGAGATAGCTCATTCAGATGATCTCAAAGCATCTATTGAGTTGCCAATTTTTGATGGCTGGCGAGACCTGATGACACCACAATTAAGCGAAGACATTGCAAAAGCACGCAAGCAGATTCGTGATAACAATATTTTAGAGGTTTTACCTCATTAA
- a CDS encoding permease, whose amino-acid sequence MSNVRTFCEGLIERPTPGKTPWCLLILLFVAFFSQTLLQGFSLPEETPRSAIERLLGVDIAPSAPFMHHMMGDHRDMAHGSSSHHIMKEAGPFSSAGWHHHHHGDDSCSLCSLLGHITFAICFFQIAIGTGQLARLSWERPSQPRAPPFTEWRLPPSRAPPLAL is encoded by the coding sequence ATGAGCAACGTTCGAACATTCTGTGAAGGATTAATAGAACGCCCTACACCGGGGAAAACACCCTGGTGTCTCCTTATTCTCCTTTTCGTTGCCTTTTTTAGCCAAACACTTTTACAAGGTTTTTCTCTCCCGGAAGAAACACCTCGTAGCGCTATCGAACGTCTTTTAGGCGTTGATATCGCCCCTTCTGCTCCTTTCATGCATCATATGATGGGAGACCATAGGGATATGGCTCATGGGAGTTCGTCTCATCATATAATGAAAGAGGCGGGACCATTTTCCTCAGCAGGATGGCACCACCATCACCATGGAGATGATAGCTGTTCGCTCTGTTCGCTTCTTGGTCATATTACCTTTGCGATTTGTTTTTTTCAGATTGCAATTGGTACGGGCCAGTTAGCACGTTTGTCGTGGGAGCGGCCTTCCCAACCCCGGGCGCCTCCCTTTACAGAATGGCGCCTTCCTCCTTCCCGCGCCCCACCATTAGCTCTCTGA
- a CDS encoding transglycosylase SLT domain-containing protein: protein MFYRLFCHLKKLAADRVLLGQVGGLLLLLGSLTACATSPPAHPGNLCDIYREKRGWYHAAMRQERKWNIPSSVPMAMMYQESGFRSNVHTRRRYILWVIPWGYITTAYGYPQAKDEVWSDYEKKTGRSGRRDNYADALDFMNWYITNTKKINGVPVRNATNQYLAYHEGWGGYKRRSYASKGWLVKVARKVGSRASTYQRQFNGCKQSLKGGFWENLLNFLF from the coding sequence ATGTTTTATCGGCTTTTTTGTCACCTCAAAAAATTAGCTGCTGATAGAGTTCTCTTAGGGCAGGTTGGGGGATTATTGTTGTTATTGGGCTCGTTAACGGCCTGTGCAACGTCTCCACCCGCTCACCCTGGGAATTTATGTGATATTTATCGCGAAAAGCGTGGCTGGTATCATGCTGCCATGAGGCAAGAGCGGAAATGGAATATTCCCTCATCTGTACCGATGGCAATGATGTATCAGGAATCAGGCTTTCGGAGTAATGTGCATACAAGACGGCGCTATATTTTATGGGTCATCCCCTGGGGATATATCACTACTGCCTATGGATATCCTCAAGCCAAGGATGAAGTCTGGAGCGATTATGAGAAAAAGACAGGTCGCTCTGGCAGGCGCGATAATTATGCCGATGCTCTGGATTTCATGAATTGGTACATTACCAATACGAAAAAAATAAATGGCGTTCCGGTCAGGAATGCCACAAATCAGTATCTTGCCTATCATGAAGGATGGGGCGGTTATAAGCGCCGGAGTTATGCCTCTAAAGGATGGCTGGTTAAGGTTGCTCGCAAAGTGGGTTCGCGAGCTTCAACTTATCAGCGGCAATTTAATGGCTGCAAGCAAAGCCTGAAGGGTGGATTTTGGGAGAATTTGTTGAATTTCCTATTTTAA
- a CDS encoding TonB-dependent receptor, protein MSNSQLALTGYMSVPRRCLPFCTFLLLSSLLSLTQARADDALDNDDSSSKKEETITVTKQKKHFSQNADTTSLFRDVPGFSSYSAGGLSSLPVLNGMADDRLATYIDGIRVGADCPNHMNPAFSQIDMDSIASSKATGGITSVSEGGDSIGGSISVERKDPQFAEKGKILATGNARADWRSNGGGSGAAGSITVADDTLSLRYTASYSHASNYTAGGRGGHVASTNYLSYNHAVTAGLHHENHMLAVTFSQQSMPYQGFPNQYMDETNNRSTSVNGKYLGTFDWGNLDIRGFWKRVDHAMNMLSDKGGHSDTTGMPMNIAARSVGYSIKATIPLTTMQTLKVGSEFQHNGLNDWWPPLKGSMMMGPGTYHNLNDAHRDHLGHFIQWNSQWTSRLSTEIGMRSDVVMMNTGDVSPYNMGGMGHMMTGHMMGMGDDAKAAKAFNASKRGRTDANFDATVIIRYKATNYLTIEGGYARKTRSPNLYERYSWGRSGMSSRMIGWFGDGNGYVGNLNLKPEIANIGSITFRFHDPYQQRWEFMVQPYFNHIHNYINVEKIASLANGFNQLRFVNHNAQNYGINASSRVQLWSNNRFGTGQFTTTLNWVRGQDKTSHTGLYQQMPLSGIIGLHESYGHWSGRAELTLVKAKRSVDSIRSEARTPGYALLGLGAGYSWHTLRLDVGLDNLLNQRYFLPLGGRMVTDKNHPTGTLPSPVLAMGRSVNLTLRGSF, encoded by the coding sequence GTGTCTAATTCTCAACTGGCATTAACAGGCTACATGTCTGTACCTAGGCGCTGTTTGCCATTTTGCACCTTTCTTTTGCTTAGCTCTTTGCTGTCACTCACTCAGGCCAGAGCAGACGACGCATTAGATAATGATGACTCCTCTTCTAAGAAAGAAGAAACCATCACTGTTACCAAACAAAAAAAACATTTTTCTCAAAACGCTGATACAACATCTCTCTTTAGAGATGTCCCAGGTTTTAGCTCTTATTCAGCAGGGGGGCTGTCATCACTACCCGTGCTGAATGGCATGGCTGATGATCGTCTAGCCACCTATATTGATGGGATTAGAGTTGGGGCTGATTGTCCTAATCATATGAACCCTGCTTTTTCACAAATTGATATGGATAGTATCGCCTCCAGCAAAGCTACGGGAGGGATAACGTCTGTCAGTGAAGGAGGCGATTCAATTGGAGGTTCCATTTCTGTAGAGCGGAAAGACCCGCAATTTGCTGAAAAAGGTAAAATTCTCGCCACTGGAAATGCCCGTGCAGACTGGCGCAGTAATGGTGGTGGCTCAGGTGCTGCCGGCTCCATTACCGTAGCAGATGACACATTAAGTCTGCGCTATACGGCCTCTTATAGTCATGCCAGTAATTATACAGCTGGTGGGCGCGGTGGGCATGTGGCTTCCACAAATTACCTCAGCTATAATCATGCCGTCACAGCTGGTTTACACCACGAAAACCACATGCTCGCTGTCACTTTCAGTCAGCAATCCATGCCTTATCAAGGCTTTCCCAATCAATATATGGATGAGACAAATAACCGCTCTACCTCCGTTAATGGGAAATATCTCGGCACATTTGACTGGGGAAATTTAGATATTCGCGGTTTTTGGAAACGTGTTGATCACGCCATGAACATGCTTTCCGATAAAGGCGGTCATTCTGACACGACAGGCATGCCGATGAATATTGCTGCTCGCAGTGTAGGTTATTCTATCAAAGCGACAATTCCTCTCACAACCATGCAAACTTTAAAAGTGGGAAGCGAGTTCCAACATAATGGTCTTAATGACTGGTGGCCTCCTCTTAAGGGAAGCATGATGATGGGACCTGGTACTTATCATAATCTCAATGATGCCCATCGTGACCATTTAGGCCATTTTATCCAGTGGAATTCACAATGGACATCTCGCCTTTCTACTGAAATTGGAATGAGAAGCGATGTTGTCATGATGAATACTGGTGATGTCTCTCCCTATAATATGGGCGGGATGGGACATATGATGACAGGCCACATGATGGGTATGGGCGATGATGCCAAGGCTGCCAAAGCCTTTAATGCTTCTAAAAGAGGACGCACAGACGCTAATTTTGATGCCACCGTTATTATTCGTTACAAAGCCACGAATTACCTCACAATAGAGGGTGGCTATGCCCGCAAAACACGCTCACCCAATCTCTATGAGCGTTATAGTTGGGGGCGTAGTGGTATGTCTTCGCGTATGATTGGCTGGTTTGGTGATGGAAATGGTTATGTTGGCAATCTTAACCTAAAGCCAGAAATTGCCAATATTGGTAGCATTACCTTCCGCTTCCATGATCCTTATCAGCAACGTTGGGAATTCATGGTGCAACCTTATTTCAACCATATCCATAATTACATTAATGTGGAAAAAATTGCCTCGCTCGCAAATGGATTTAACCAGCTGCGCTTTGTCAATCATAACGCTCAGAATTATGGAATTAATGCCTCTAGCCGTGTACAACTATGGAGTAATAACCGTTTTGGCACAGGCCAATTTACAACCACATTAAATTGGGTGCGAGGTCAGGATAAGACTTCACACACAGGGCTTTATCAGCAAATGCCTCTTAGCGGTATTATTGGATTGCATGAAAGTTATGGCCATTGGTCTGGTCGTGCTGAGCTGACATTAGTAAAAGCCAAGCGATCTGTTGACTCAATTCGCAGCGAAGCCCGCACACCTGGTTATGCTTTGTTAGGCCTTGGCGCTGGCTATAGCTGGCACACTCTACGCCTAGATGTTGGATTAGATAATCTGCTGAATCAGCGCTATTTTCTCCCCCTAGGAGGGCGCATGGTCACTGATAAAAACCACCCTACAGGAACATTGCCATCGCCTGTTCTCGCCATGGGGCGCTCGGTTAATCTGACATTGAGGGGAAGTTTCTAA
- a CDS encoding putative bifunctional diguanylate cyclase/phosphodiesterase, giving the protein MKAAGKDHERLYRTSDNLGNVLTQYRGFGPFLVSMFKNIYKINPVDPAISTIKAHILHSFAPIFAVLQLIVAFCLTFFLWDVSGSVASISLIFTAILIIALSAYFFFVKEQHLMRAPAIYVLRLFALCLGIFWVTILVTIFPKESDIGQLIACLLVMALMASAVLFLPVAGASALFSAVVGLGTCAVILYDWAKFHHETLYLLGAIIFFIYTCIVVLSCALIRELLIGYLIKRYYLEQRNAILTLLLGDTSDIAGDWLWETDDEGALTGVSPSFKHALNVQEDVLYEQPFVEIMLQKASQNKGKSFFEDMERLKECLEQRLFFRDLIVEVQKENETRYWSLSGRPLFQDQKFVGYRGVGTDVTHIHNIHRKASFRARHDEMTNLPNRTAFFDDMEFYLVEAEQSQEVFALLNIDLDGFKSVNDQYGHHAGDYVLSQIAITLNKILGEGDTLYRIGGDEFVLINKKTSKEKANLIAQDLIKAITSKPITIKEGASWTPGVSIGIVLTKGGMETVTDLLAASDLALYEGKKRGGNCAVFFDSELETLAQRKLSLLRDLSLALDEGEISLRYQPFYDAQTQKLRGFEALLCWKHSLYGRILTEQIITIAEESGLIQKLGLFVLAKATEFAASWPEHLILSINLSPGQILRKDFINEWLIVLDGTKFPPHRLQIEVTETIFMKQSAATFAKLHKLRDRGMAIALDDFGKGFSCLGYLYFFPFSKIKLDRLFIRDMLRDQRAATIVKGIVNLAVDLSISLTVEGVESREQYDYIVGLGCSEVQGFFFAGPLPPKTVIQLISKSGEIVQ; this is encoded by the coding sequence ATGAAAGCGGCTGGAAAAGATCACGAAAGATTATATAGAACCTCTGATAATCTTGGTAATGTTTTAACGCAATATCGTGGTTTTGGGCCCTTTTTGGTCTCAATGTTCAAAAATATCTACAAAATAAACCCAGTAGATCCAGCTATTAGTACAATTAAAGCCCATATATTGCACAGTTTTGCGCCAATTTTTGCTGTGTTGCAGCTTATAGTGGCATTTTGTCTCACATTCTTTTTATGGGACGTGTCAGGTAGTGTTGCTTCTATTTCGTTAATATTTACGGCCATTCTCATTATTGCGCTGTCAGCTTATTTCTTTTTTGTCAAAGAGCAGCATTTAATGCGTGCTCCTGCTATTTATGTGCTACGGCTCTTTGCTCTATGTCTTGGAATTTTTTGGGTGACGATCCTTGTCACTATTTTTCCAAAAGAATCAGATATAGGGCAACTTATCGCCTGCCTTCTCGTTATGGCTTTAATGGCAAGTGCTGTTTTGTTTTTACCTGTAGCGGGGGCTTCAGCCCTTTTTTCTGCCGTTGTGGGGTTGGGCACATGTGCCGTTATTTTGTATGACTGGGCAAAATTTCATCATGAAACTTTGTATCTTTTAGGTGCAATAATATTCTTTATTTATACTTGTATTGTTGTTTTAAGTTGTGCGCTTATAAGAGAATTATTAATCGGTTATTTAATCAAACGTTATTATTTGGAACAACGAAATGCTATTTTAACCCTGTTGTTAGGTGATACAAGTGATATTGCCGGAGACTGGTTGTGGGAGACTGATGATGAGGGCGCTTTAACGGGCGTTTCTCCCTCTTTTAAACACGCACTAAATGTTCAGGAAGATGTCCTTTATGAGCAGCCTTTTGTGGAAATCATGCTGCAAAAAGCCAGCCAAAATAAAGGAAAAAGCTTTTTTGAAGATATGGAGCGCCTGAAAGAGTGTTTAGAACAAAGGCTGTTTTTTCGTGATTTGATTGTGGAAGTACAAAAAGAAAATGAAACACGTTATTGGTCATTAAGTGGGCGACCATTATTTCAGGACCAAAAATTTGTCGGGTATCGTGGGGTAGGAACAGACGTTACTCATATTCATAATATCCACAGAAAAGCATCTTTTAGAGCACGTCATGATGAAATGACAAATCTCCCTAATCGGACGGCCTTTTTTGATGACATGGAATTTTATCTGGTCGAGGCAGAGCAGTCACAAGAGGTATTTGCTCTTTTGAATATTGATCTTGACGGTTTTAAAAGCGTTAATGACCAATATGGGCATCATGCAGGTGATTATGTTCTCTCTCAAATAGCCATTACACTTAATAAAATTTTGGGAGAGGGAGATACGCTTTATCGCATTGGGGGAGATGAGTTTGTTCTCATCAATAAAAAAACCTCTAAGGAGAAAGCCAACCTTATTGCCCAGGATTTGATAAAAGCCATTACTTCCAAGCCGATTACGATAAAAGAAGGTGCTAGTTGGACACCTGGAGTGAGTATTGGCATTGTTCTCACAAAAGGAGGTATGGAAACAGTTACGGATTTACTGGCTGCAAGTGATTTGGCGCTTTATGAGGGCAAAAAACGTGGTGGCAACTGTGCTGTTTTCTTTGATTCTGAACTTGAGACATTAGCACAAAGAAAACTGAGTTTATTGCGTGATTTGTCCTTAGCACTTGATGAAGGCGAAATTTCTTTACGCTATCAACCATTTTATGATGCGCAAACACAAAAGCTCCGTGGTTTCGAAGCTCTTCTTTGCTGGAAACATTCCCTTTATGGGCGTATTTTAACCGAACAAATCATTACCATTGCTGAAGAGTCAGGTCTCATACAAAAGCTTGGTCTGTTCGTGCTTGCTAAAGCAACGGAGTTTGCTGCTTCCTGGCCAGAACATCTTATTTTGTCCATTAATCTCTCTCCTGGTCAAATTTTAAGAAAAGACTTTATTAATGAATGGCTAATCGTATTGGATGGAACAAAATTTCCTCCGCATCGTTTACAGATTGAGGTTACGGAAACAATTTTTATGAAGCAGAGTGCTGCTACTTTTGCCAAGCTTCATAAATTGCGTGATCGTGGTATGGCTATTGCTCTGGATGATTTTGGAAAAGGCTTTTCTTGCCTGGGTTATTTATATTTCTTCCCGTTTTCTAAAATTAAATTGGACCGCCTCTTTATTCGCGATATGTTACGTGACCAACGGGCAGCTACAATCGTAAAAGGGATAGTTAACCTAGCGGTTGATCTCAGTATTTCCTTGACTGTAGAAGGTGTAGAGAGCCGGGAACAATATGATTATATTGTCGGTCTAGGCTGTTCAGAAGTGCAGGGATTTTTCTTTGCAGGACCTCTTCCACCCAAGACTGTAATACAGTTGATCTCCAAGAGTGGAGAGATTGTTCAATAG
- a CDS encoding DUF421 domain-containing protein produces the protein MLIKLITGFAFIIGYLNISGRTQLSQMNSIDLIGNFILGGMIGGVIYTASIPFMEYVYSLLIGVLVLFGLNFLYRKFSGFRNITIGRPIPIISNKKFLLDNINDKNNKIDILNVASQLNLKGIMSFNDVYFAQIEPNGQVTAFTEKTKRPAAIVCYNGDIREADLENYHKTKEDFLNDMKKQGIEKVEDIFIAELQFGRFSYVCRNGKHIPSLSSGLEEV, from the coding sequence ATGTTAATTAAGTTGATCACAGGTTTTGCTTTTATCATCGGCTATCTCAACATATCAGGCCGGACTCAGCTTTCTCAAATGAATTCGATCGATCTGATTGGCAATTTCATTTTAGGGGGTATGATTGGTGGTGTTATTTACACGGCCAGTATTCCTTTTATGGAATATGTTTATTCACTTCTGATTGGTGTTCTTGTTTTATTTGGCCTGAACTTCCTTTATAGAAAGTTTAGTGGCTTTCGTAATATAACAATTGGAAGGCCTATCCCCATTATTTCAAATAAAAAGTTTTTGCTGGATAATATTAACGACAAGAACAATAAAATCGATATATTGAATGTTGCATCTCAACTTAACTTAAAAGGCATTATGTCTTTTAACGACGTATATTTTGCCCAAATAGAACCTAATGGACAAGTTACAGCCTTTACAGAAAAAACAAAGCGACCGGCTGCTATTGTGTGCTATAATGGCGATATTCGAGAGGCAGATCTCGAAAATTATCATAAGACTAAAGAAGACTTTCTCAATGACATGAAAAAACAAGGCATTGAGAAAGTAGAAGATATTTTTATAGCAGAGCTTCAGTTTGGCCGCTTTAGCTATGTTTGCCGCAATGGCAAGCACATACCCTCCCTATCCAGCGGGTTAGAAGAGGTTTAG